The genome window AGGCGAAGGGCTTTCCGTTCATCAGGCCGATCCCCAGGGTTCTGCCCGTGTAGGTCAAGTTACCACCTCCTCAAGCCTGTCCTCCCCGAGGGCGAGCCTTATCTCCCGCGCTATCCTCCTGCCCACGCTCATCGGCTCGTCCCAGTAGAGCCGTCCGTACCAGTGGAGCGCGTTGGAACCGCCGTCTATCCGCGAGGCGAAGCCTATCGCCCTAAAACTCCCATCGTAGGCGAAGTGGAGGGCGAAGGGGCCGATTACCCCAGGTGGCTCCAGCTTTTTCATCGCCCCAACGAAGGCCAGGCCGTAGTCGTAGAGCCTCGGCAGGAGCGACTCCCTCAAAGCGACGCCGACGTTCCCCGCTATGGTGTAGGGGAGCGGTTTTACCGGCCAGCGGGCGTTTCCATCGGCTATAAGCACTCGCTCATCGACTCCGAGGAGCTCGAGCCTTTCCAAAATCGGCGAGTAGAAGAAGTGGACGTAGAGGTAAACGCCCGGTATGAACTCCTCGATTCTGAACTTGGCCTCGATGTCCCCCAGTCTCTCCTCAAGCTCCTCGCCCCTCGCCAGGAAGTGCCCGCTCCCGCCCCGCGGGCCTTCGAGGCGGACGAAGTAGGGCTCGTCCGGCTTAATCTCTTCGGGCTCGATAACCTCAACCCTAGGAATTCCGGCCGCGTCCAGGGCCCTGTCCTGCAGTTCAAAGGCCGTCTCCCACTTCAGAAAGCGTTTGTTGCCGAAGAACCTTGCTTTAGCCTTCTCTATCCCCTCAGGCCCGAGGTAGGCGACGAAGGAGCCGTGGGGGATCACTATCCCATCGTCCTCAAGGATCGCGCCCATGTCTTCCGTGACGATGAGCTCGTCCGCGAGCCTCGTGGAGGCGTAGAAGGCCCTCCTTTCGGGCTTCACGTAGAGCCTCGTCCTAAACCCCTCGTCTTTAGCTCCAAGGAGAATCTGGAGGGAGGAGTGTGAAGCTATCGTCGAGAGGATCACTCTATCACCTCCGAGAGTTCCTCCCGGGTCAGAATCCGCCCATCTTTCGCGACGCGCATCGTGTCCCCGCTAAGTTCATCTATGATGATCAGCCGGCCATCGAGCCTTCCGAACTCGAGCTTGAAGTCAACGAGCTGGAGGCCCTTTGAGGAAAAGAACTCCCTCAAGATTCTTGCCACCTTCCTCGTCGTTTCCTTCATCTCCCTGACTTCCTCTTCGCCCGCGATTCCAAGGGCGACCACTGCCTCCTCGGCTATGGGCGGGTCGTCGAGGGAGTCGTCCTTCAGGGTGAACTCAACTACCCCGAGCCTCTGGAATGGCTTTGTCCAGCCCTTATAGCGCCTCAGAAAGCTCCCGTAGGCGAGTTCCCGATAAATGACCTCCAGCGGAATCCTCTCGGCCTTCAGAAAGCGCGCCTTTCTCTCGTCAATCCGCTCGACGAAGTGCGTCTTTACGCCGTTTCTCTCAAGGAGGCGGAAGAAGAACTCCGTCTGCTCCAAAACGAGGCTCCCCTTTCCAGCCATCTCACCGATTACCTCGTTGCCCCCGCTGTCCTCCCGGCCGTTCCTGCCAAGGACGGTGTCCTTGAAGTGGAAGATTAGGTACGGGCCGTCCTCGTAGACGTCCTTCGTCTTGCCAGAGTAGACGAGCCTCACTCTCTCACCCCTTCCGGAGCATCTCCTGGATGAGCTTTATCGCGCAGAGGTCGCCGCACATGGAGCATGCCTCGGTCTTCGTCGGTCTCTCCTTCCTTATCTCGACGAACATCTCCCTGTCCTCGCTGAGCTCGAACTGCTTCGCCCAGTCGAGCCTGCCCCTCGCGACGCTCATGAGGTAGTCCTTCCTGAAGTCCGCCTCGAAGCGGGTCAGGTTTACCGCGTGGGCCGCTATTCTGGAAGCTATAACCCCCTCGCGAACGTGCTCAACCGTCGGCAGTCCGAGGTGCTCAGCTGGCGTCACATAGCAGAGGAAGTCCGCACCGTTCAGGGCCGCTATCGCACCGCCGATGGCCGCACTTATATGATCGTAGCCCGGGAAGATGTCGGTAACTATTGGCCCAAGAACGTAGAAGGGCGCGTTGTCCGTGGCAACTTTCGCGAGCTTCACCTGCGCCGGTATCTGGTCTATGGGCACGTGTCCCGGCCCCTCGACCATTGTCTGAACGCCGGCTTCCCTCGCGCGCCTCACGAGCCTCCCGAGGGTGTAGAGTTCCGCTATCTGAAGCTCGTCGCCGGCATCGGGAAGTCCACCAGGTCTAAGCCCGTCGCCGAGGCTCAGGACGACGTCGTACTCCCGCGCGAGCTCAAGGAGGTAGTCGTAGTCCTTATAAAACGGGTTCTCCTCGCCCCAGTGGAGTATCCATGCAGCCAGAAAAGTCCCGCCGCGCGAGACCATGCCGACGATCCTCTTTGCCCTCTTCATCTTCTCGACGACTTCCTTGGTTACTCCAACGTGAATCGTCGTGTAGTCAACGCCGTCCCGGAAGTGCTTCTCAACGGCCCTCCACATGTCGTCCTCGCCCATCTCGATGATTGCCTTCCCTTTAGCGAGCATCTCCTCGGCGGCCTGGTAGATTGGAACCGTCCCAATTGGAACATCAACGGCGTGCATTATGGCCTTCCTTATGGAGTCGAGGTCACCGCCGGTGGAGAGGTCCATTATCGTGTCCGCCCCGTACTTGACGGCCACCTTGGCCTTCTCCATCTCGGCCCTGACATCGACGATGTCGCGGGAGGTGCCTATGTTGGCGTTCACCTTGACGCGGACAACGCTTCCAACGGCGACCGGCTTCACCCAGTCGTGGCGGACGTTGCGGAAGATGACGGTGTGTCCTTTCGCCACGCTCCTCCTGAGCTTCTCGGGGCTTATGCCCTCCCTCTCGGCGATGAACTTCATCTCCTCCGTGATTACGCCCCGCTTTGCCTCCTCAAGCTGGGTCATTCCCATCACCCGGTTTTAAAACCTCTTTATAACAAAGTTTTTAAATTTCAAAACTCAGTTTTTACCGCGGCTTAAAAGGTTTTGGGTGGTGGCGATGAAGGAGATGGAGATAAGCAGGGCGATAATCGAGGCCTACACGGCCGAGCTTCTTGACAGTCTGAGCCTCGACGTGGCGATAGTAGGTGCTGGCCCCTCGGGAATGGTCGCCGGCTACTACCTCGCCAAGAACGGCGCGAAAGTTTCGATATTTGAGAAGAAGCTCTCCATCGGCGGCGGAATCTGGGGCGGCGCGATGGGCTTCAACAGGATAGTCGTCCAGGAGGAAGCCAGGGAAATCCTCGACGAGTTCGGGATAACTTACAGGCCCTTCAAAAACGGCCTCTACGTTGCCGATGCCATCGAGACGGCAACGACGATAGCGAGCAAGGCTGTAAAGGCAGGAGTAAAGTTCTTCAACATGATAGAGGTCGAGGATCTCGTCCTGAAAGAAAACCGCGTGGCGGGGATAGTCATCAACTGGACGCCGGTTCTCATGACGGGCCTCCACGTGGACCCGCTCACCGTCGAGGCGAAGTTCGTAATTGACTCAACCGGTCACGGGGCGCAGATAAGCCAGCACCTCGTTAAGAGGGGCCTGCTCAAGGTTCCTGGAGAGGGCCCGATGTGGGCCGAGAGGGGCGAGGAGCTCACGGTCAAGCACACGGGGGAAATCTTCCCCGGTCTCTACGTCACTGGAATGGCCGCTAACGCGATAGCCGGTGCCCCGAGAATGGGCCCGATATTCGGCGGAATGTTCCTCAGCGGGAGGAAAGCGGCCCTCGAAATCCTCGAAAAGCTGGGGTGATGGAATGGCCGTTTTGATTGTAGCCGGCCTCGACACCGGTGGGGGAGCGGGCATTAAAGCCGACATCGAGATGGTCTCGGCTCTGGGGGAGCACCCGCTCCCGATTCTCACAGCGGTCACCTACCAGAACCCCGAGAGGGTTTCGGGCTATTTTTCCCTCCCAGTGGAGGCCTTAAGGGACCAGATACGGGCCGTTAAGGGGCACTTCGATATCAAGGCAGTCAAAGTGGGCATGCTCGGGAGCGGGGGGATAGCAAGGGTCGTTGCCAAGGAGACGGAGGACTTAACGAGGGTCTTCGATCCGGTGATGGCTTCGAGCACCGGTGAGAGGCTCATCGACGACATCGGGTCGCTCAAGGTTCTCATTAAGGACTCAATCGTTACCCCCAACGTCCCGGAGGCCGAAGCTCTAAGCGGTCTTAAAATCCACTCCCTCGAGGACATGAAGGAATCGGCGAGGATCATAGCCAAGACTCTAAAAGCTGAGGCGGTAATCGTCAAAGGCGGCCACCTGAACCTAACCGACGTCCTCTACTGGAACGGGGAGTTCTTCGAGTTTCCTGGGGAAAAGGTTGATGGCTTCACCCACGGGACGGGCTGTGCCTTCTCCTCGGCTTTGGCCACTTTTCTGGCGAAGGGCCTTGAGCTTCCAGAGGCGGTGGAAAGGGCCAAGCGCTTCGTTGAAGGTGCTATAAGGTTCTCAAAGGCCGAGGCAAAGGCCGTCAATCCCTTCTGGGAGCTCCAGAGGGACGCCCACCGCTGGAGGGCTAGGGAAGAGCTTGAAAGGGCAGTTCAAGAACTCGTGAAGTTCGGCGGGAGGCTCAACCCTCACGTTCCGGAGGTGGGCACTAACTTCGCGATCGCGACGCCCCTCAGGGAAGTCTTTGCCGTCAAGGGCAGAATCGTCCGCTACGGGAAAACGGTTAAGCCCGTGGGCCCGGTCGAGCTGAACGCCAGCGACCACCTGAGGAGAGCTTTGCTCAAGATGCGCGAGTTCTACCCCGATGTAAGGGCCGTCCTGAACCTGCGCTACTCCGGGGAGCTGGTGGAGAGGGCTGAACGGCTTGGCTTTGTCGTTTCATTCTACGACAGGAGGGAGGAGCCCGAGGAGGTCAAGAGGGCGGAGAAAGGAACGATGGAATGGGGAATTGAGACGGCAGTGAAGAGAGCAGGAAAAAGGCCCGACGTAATATACCACCTCGGGGACTGGGGCAAGGAGCCAATGGTTCTAATCTTTGGAAGGGACGCGCGGGAGGTGGTGGATAGGGTCAGGGTTCTCCTTTCTCCCTCTCCTCGATGAAGACCCTCACGTGCTCCGGCGCTCTCTCCTTTATCTCCTCAGCCAGCTCCCGCCGGTCAAGATAGGTTCTGAGAAGGATTTTCCCCCTAAGCCAGGGGTTTTTGATTCCCTCCGCGGCTCTGAGGGCATCTCCGTAACTCCCGGTGTTCAAAAGTCCAAGGGCGAGGTTCCACCAAGCGGCATCGCTCCCGACCTCGGCGGCTATTGCCTCTCCTCTCCCAGGCCTTCCATCGACGGCATATAGGTAGGCCAGATGAGACAACATCTCGGGGCGGTACGGCTTTTCAAGGAGGCGGTAGAGACTTTCAAGCCTCTCGGGTTTGTCGTGGATTCTGAAAAGGGCCTGCCTGTAGTGGTTGGGGTTTTCGAGCGAGTCGAGGACACACTTTGCCCCTTCCACACTCCCCCGGAACAGGAAGTTCGAGGCCGTTCTCAGGACTTCCTCCACCTCCCAGGGGGCGTAGGCTGGCGGAAGGGCGTCAATATCAATCGGGTGGGCGTCGAGGAGTCCCCTCAAAAGGGTCCTGTATCGCCCAATTTTTTGGGGAGCGTTCGCGAGGCCGTACCTGAGGAGCGTCTCCCGCATTTTCTCGAAGTCCCTGACTATCATCGCGAAGAGTCTCACAGTTGAATCGAGCCACTCCTCCAGGGGGACCTCGAAGTAGAGCTCTTGGTGTGGCCCATACCACTCGAGGGAGAGAACCTTCAGGGTTTTCCCGTCCCTCACCAGGTGCAGGTCTATCCAGGGGTCGTAGGAGCCGAGGCTCACCACGGGGTGCTCCTCAAGGAACGCATCGAAGTTCTTCCCCGCGAGGGCCTTTCTGTACGGGTCGTCCCCGAGCTTTCCTCTCCTCAGCTCGCCGAGGTCGAGGGGCGGCTTGACTTCGAGAAGGTGGAAGTTCAGCAACGCAAGCTCCTCCAGCGCGCTCCCGAGAAAGACGTCCGCCCCGAAGACGGGGAGGTCGCCCCGCCAGAGGCTTAAAATTCCGTAGTCGTCCCACTCAAGGCGGAGGTACTCAAGGAAGTCCCCGGTCTTCACCAGCCCCGCGAGACTCTCAAAGAGAATTTCCCTCGTGGCCCCAACACTCCATTCAACCTCCATAAGCTACCACCTTCAGGAGAAGCCTCACCTGCCTGGTGTTCTCAAGGAACGCCCGCTCAAGCCCGTGCTTTGAGCAGACCTCAAAGAGCTCTCCGAGGTCAAAGGCGAGGGAGCTTAGGAAGCACTCCTCGGCGCTGAGAAAATCTCCAAGAGGAACCCGTACGGCCGAATCTTCCGTCGAGAAGGTTACCCCTCCCGGGGAAAGCCCCACCACACCGTAGAAGCCCGCGAACGACAGTCGTATTCCTTCATCAACAGGGTCCGCCAGTAGGCGCGTTCCGGTCAGCTCCGCCAGCTGGAGGGCCCTCCCGAACCTGCCCCTTGCGAGGGCGCCGATGCTTAAAATTCCTTCCGCGAATTTCAGGTAGTCTTCCTCGCCCCGGGCGATGAAGAAACCCCCGGCCGAGAACTCGACACTCGCCCTTGGTCGGGTGCATTCCTTAAAACGCTCCCAGGGTCCTGGGTGGAAAAGTGCACTCGTGAAGCTCCCGGGAACGCGGACCGTCTCGTCCACGAGGGCCTCCAGTGCGGCCTTCTTTATGCACTCCTTTGGGTTGTTATCCTCCGGCACGGCTCTAATTTCCACCCTCATACGATCTGAAGTTGGAATAAGCCTTTTAAATTTTCCGGTTATATTGGAAGCCCCGGAATCGGGCCGTGGATAAGTCTAAGCAGGGCCACGAGAACAGGCTGATGGAGGAGGTAGATCGCCAAGGTGTGTCTCCCGGCGAAGGTTACGAGATGAACCAGCGGATTCTCCGGCGTGGGCAGGCGGGCCTTCCTCTCACCGGTGGGATAGAAAACGCTCCCCGCGGTCATTCCCAGGAGGTACACTCCAAACCAGGGGAAGATCGGGAAGTAGTCGGGAGCGAAGTAGTCCTCGGGCGTGATGCCCAGGGGAAGGAGGAACAGGCCGTCGTGGAGGTTCCTTACTAGGGAATAGCTAAGGAGGAAAAAGAAGGCCCAGAAAAGGTTCTTTCTCCCGAACCGGTGAAATGGGATAGCCAGGAGCGTCGCCACGCCGAGGAAGTGGAGGATTCCAAAGTGAATCGTCATTTTGCCGGGGAGGAGTGAGGTGGCCAGGGTTATGAGCATGCCAAGGCCAAAGAGCTTGATAAAGCGCCGGAAATACTTCCTGTATGGTTGGGGGTTTCTCTTTACCGTTCGAGAATAGCTTATCCAGAATGAGAGACCCGATGTAAAGACGAATATCGAGGCGGTGGTGACTGCGAAGGCGAACCAGAACGTACGGTGCCCGGAGTAGTTGAGGAAGAGCCAGAGGTCTGTGACAAAGTTTGAGACCACCATCATCGTTATTCCGATACCGCGCAGGAGATCAACCTCCCAGTACCGGCCCTTCAGGTACACTTCGGCGCCGAGCATAAGGTCTCTTGGGACTGATCCCTAATATCCATTTCGCCTTATAGGAGGACACATAGAACGTCGAAGAGCACCGAGCCGAGCCAGTGGAGGAGAAAGCTGGGGAGAAAGCTCCCGGCCCGAAGGTCGAGTTTGGCGAAGACTATTCCCGCCACGAACGAATAGGGAACCTCTATGCCCGGCTTTCCAACGTGGACAAGGGCGTAGGGAACATCCTGCGCCAGAATCCCGAGCCATTCATTCTTTCTAGCGAGGGGAAAGAGCAGTATTCCCCTGTAAAATGCCTCGTGGGCGAACATTATGGCCCCTATGGCCAGCTCCTTGACGATGAAATCAAGCGGTCCCGAGTATTCAAATATTGGATAGTACTCCTTCATCGACGGGATTGTCGTGCCGTAGAGGCTCAGCGGAATGGTGGCAATGAAAAGGAAAAGGGCCCACCGATACTCGGAAAGCCTGCCCGCCTGAACCCCCAGCTCCCCCCGTTCGAAGCCTAGGGCATACGCTAAGACTAGGGGAAGGGCGAAGTAGAAGAGGGCGTTGTAACCGGCCCACCTGAAGAGCCCGCCGCCGCTGTACCTGACGGCGAGGATAAATGGTATTGAGAGTGCATAGAGAACGTACGGGTTGCGTCTGAGTTTCATAGGGGCATTCACACCATGAAGCTTATCTGGACGCTGTTTGCGTACCTCCTTATCTCTATGCCCCGGTTCGTGAACACTATGCCTATTTCAAGCGGCCTCTTTGGATTGGCCCTTCTGATGACCCTTATGCCAACCTCCGTTCCAATCCGGTCCTTGTTGAGACGGTTCATATAGGAGTAAAGGAGGGTGAGGAAGTTCCTGTAGTCCTGCATCTCCTCAAAGAACTCCTTCTGCTCCGGATTTAGCCGGGGGTATATGTATCTGTGGAAAAACCAGTCAAAAGAGCTCCGTGTTTCAGTCGCGTACGCAAAAAGCAGCTTATAGAACTCCATGTTCTTGTTGCCGAACGAGGAGTCTATACCCGTTATGGCCCTTCCGAGATAGCTGGATGCCTCGCTTAATTTCATATTTATCAGCGTCAGCTCCATGTCTCCCCCGCGGAGGTCCATCTGAATGTATCTGTCCGCCCCAAAGTCCATGTAGATTGTGCTGTAGAAGAGAATCAGCCTCCGCGGACGGTAGCTCATCTGCTGAAGAATCCGACGAAGGACATCGCCCAGCCTGT of Thermococcus sp. JdF3 contains these proteins:
- a CDS encoding formate--phosphoribosylaminoimidazolecarboxamide ligase, with protein sequence MILSTIASHSSLQILLGAKDEGFRTRLYVKPERRAFYASTRLADELIVTEDMGAILEDDGIVIPHGSFVAYLGPEGIEKAKARFFGNKRFLKWETAFELQDRALDAAGIPRVEVIEPEEIKPDEPYFVRLEGPRGGSGHFLARGEELEERLGDIEAKFRIEEFIPGVYLYVHFFYSPILERLELLGVDERVLIADGNARWPVKPLPYTIAGNVGVALRESLLPRLYDYGLAFVGAMKKLEPPGVIGPFALHFAYDGSFRAIGFASRIDGGSNALHWYGRLYWDEPMSVGRRIAREIRLALGEDRLEEVVT
- a CDS encoding phosphoribosylaminoimidazolesuccinocarboxamide synthase, with the translated sequence MRLVYSGKTKDVYEDGPYLIFHFKDTVLGRNGREDSGGNEVIGEMAGKGSLVLEQTEFFFRLLERNGVKTHFVERIDERKARFLKAERIPLEVIYRELAYGSFLRRYKGWTKPFQRLGVVEFTLKDDSLDDPPIAEEAVVALGIAGEEEVREMKETTRKVARILREFFSSKGLQLVDFKLEFGRLDGRLIIIDELSGDTMRVAKDGRILTREELSEVIE
- the thiC gene encoding phosphomethylpyrimidine synthase ThiC; its protein translation is MTQLEEAKRGVITEEMKFIAEREGISPEKLRRSVAKGHTVIFRNVRHDWVKPVAVGSVVRVKVNANIGTSRDIVDVRAEMEKAKVAVKYGADTIMDLSTGGDLDSIRKAIMHAVDVPIGTVPIYQAAEEMLAKGKAIIEMGEDDMWRAVEKHFRDGVDYTTIHVGVTKEVVEKMKRAKRIVGMVSRGGTFLAAWILHWGEENPFYKDYDYLLELAREYDVVLSLGDGLRPGGLPDAGDELQIAELYTLGRLVRRAREAGVQTMVEGPGHVPIDQIPAQVKLAKVATDNAPFYVLGPIVTDIFPGYDHISAAIGGAIAALNGADFLCYVTPAEHLGLPTVEHVREGVIASRIAAHAVNLTRFEADFRKDYLMSVARGRLDWAKQFELSEDREMFVEIRKERPTKTEACSMCGDLCAIKLIQEMLRKG
- a CDS encoding sulfide-dependent adenosine diphosphate thiazole synthase; this translates as MKEMEISRAIIEAYTAELLDSLSLDVAIVGAGPSGMVAGYYLAKNGAKVSIFEKKLSIGGGIWGGAMGFNRIVVQEEAREILDEFGITYRPFKNGLYVADAIETATTIASKAVKAGVKFFNMIEVEDLVLKENRVAGIVINWTPVLMTGLHVDPLTVEAKFVIDSTGHGAQISQHLVKRGLLKVPGEGPMWAERGEELTVKHTGEIFPGLYVTGMAANAIAGAPRMGPIFGGMFLSGRKAALEILEKLG
- the thiD gene encoding bifunctional hydroxymethylpyrimidine kinase/phosphomethylpyrimidine kinase codes for the protein MAVLIVAGLDTGGGAGIKADIEMVSALGEHPLPILTAVTYQNPERVSGYFSLPVEALRDQIRAVKGHFDIKAVKVGMLGSGGIARVVAKETEDLTRVFDPVMASSTGERLIDDIGSLKVLIKDSIVTPNVPEAEALSGLKIHSLEDMKESARIIAKTLKAEAVIVKGGHLNLTDVLYWNGEFFEFPGEKVDGFTHGTGCAFSSALATFLAKGLELPEAVERAKRFVEGAIRFSKAEAKAVNPFWELQRDAHRWRAREELERAVQELVKFGGRLNPHVPEVGTNFAIATPLREVFAVKGRIVRYGKTVKPVGPVELNASDHLRRALLKMREFYPDVRAVLNLRYSGELVERAERLGFVVSFYDRREEPEEVKRAEKGTMEWGIETAVKRAGKRPDVIYHLGDWGKEPMVLIFGRDAREVVDRVRVLLSPSPR
- a CDS encoding heparan-alpha-glucosaminide N-acetyltransferase, whose product is MLGAEVYLKGRYWEVDLLRGIGITMMVVSNFVTDLWLFLNYSGHRTFWFAFAVTTASIFVFTSGLSFWISYSRTVKRNPQPYRKYFRRFIKLFGLGMLITLATSLLPGKMTIHFGILHFLGVATLLAIPFHRFGRKNLFWAFFFLLSYSLVRNLHDGLFLLPLGITPEDYFAPDYFPIFPWFGVYLLGMTAGSVFYPTGERKARLPTPENPLVHLVTFAGRHTLAIYLLHQPVLVALLRLIHGPIPGLPI
- the mrtA gene encoding CPBP family archaeomyxosortase MrtA is translated as MKLRRNPYVLYALSIPFILAVRYSGGGLFRWAGYNALFYFALPLVLAYALGFERGELGVQAGRLSEYRWALFLFIATIPLSLYGTTIPSMKEYYPIFEYSGPLDFIVKELAIGAIMFAHEAFYRGILLFPLARKNEWLGILAQDVPYALVHVGKPGIEVPYSFVAGIVFAKLDLRAGSFLPSFLLHWLGSVLFDVLCVLL